TATTATACAGTCCTTGTCAACCAAAGTCAATGAGTGTCTGGGGTAAAACATGTAAGTAGGCCAGTCTGCCTGGAGTTGGTCAAACAATTTTAGGTTGCCTGCCTGCTGCTGATCACCCCAGGGATGATGATTCTACACGAACATTAAGGAAGCTTAACACTCTCTGACCTCTACGGCAGTACTTCCAAACACTTTCTATATGCTCTTGGGGATTTTACCCAATTTTCCTTAACTctgaaatatactgaacaaaaatataaatgcaacatgcaacaatttcaaccatTATACTGAGGTACAGTTCATTTAAAGAAATcagtaaatgtaaataaatacattaggccctaatctatggatttcacataactgggcaggggcacagccatgggtgaacCATGGGaaacaggcccacccactggggagccaggtccagccaatcagaatgattttttctccacaaaagggctttattacagacagaaatactcctcgaTATCATCAGCAGTCAGGGTGGCTGGTCTTAGACGATCCCGCACCtgaagaagccgaatgtggaggtcctgggctggcgtggttacgcgtggactgtggttgtgaggccggttggacacactgccaaattctctcaaacgacgttggaggtgacttgtggtaaagaaattaacattacattttctaGCAACAAGCTTTGTTAGAAATTCCTGAAGTCAGCATGCATATTGCACattccttcaaaacttgagacatctgtagcattgtgttgtgtgacaaaactgcacattttagtggccttttattgtcctcagcacaaggtgcacctgtgtaatgaccatgctgtttaatcagcttcttgatatgccacacctgtcaagtggatggattatcttagcaaaggagaaatgcttaataacagggatgtaaacaaatttgtgcacaaaattttagagaaataagctttttgggcattggaacatttctgggatcttttatttcagctcatgaaacacaaacacattacatgttgcgttaatatttttgttcagtatatatgtaGCATTTTGACAATGAAAAGGAGGGCATTCATTACAATTTTGTGTGTTTTATGTGGTAAAATGGCCCCTTTACTTGAGCGAGGCCATAGAAGTTAGAACCATTAGAGATGATCAGATTGCTGttgacaacaacacacatcatgTTCACATTATGACTAAATCCAGTTGTTACCATAAGGATGAACAACAAAGATGTTGTTATATATAGTAGATGTTCAACCTTGAGACAGTCAGGCCTGCTGCGAGAGTTGTCCTTTTTCTCTATTTGCTAACCCCCTACGGAGAATATTGAGGCAATTTGGAGAGATACATACATACCTGAAATATGCGTAGGTGATTTTTCCCCATTGTAATGACCGCAATACATGATTTTTTCACACAACAGGGAAATCCATGGTGTAGAAATCAGTATAGTGTCTATATCTTCTATAACTTCTAATCTTTAAGATACAGTTCTTATTCCTAATTGGAAATACACATCAATGCCTGCGGCAATTCCAAAAGGATAGGAGGAGCAAAACTGTAAAATCAATCAAAAAAAGTCAGGATGAACACACCTGAGAACTATGTCGATAATGGGATGGTAGCACCTGTGAATAGTTGTGACCCCATTATTGGTTAGAAATACTCAGTAGTTCAGGGGGTGGCCCAGAATTACTGAGGCTACTGGAACAACCTGGCTGCTCCAATCATTTCTAGGTCATTGTTCAAGGTGGTGAAAgacagagaagaaaagagagtTACAGTAACCCTGTATGGAAACACAGAGGGTTGAATGAGGTGGTGTTATAATGGGGATCACTGGCCTTTCAGAAACACTGAGACATACAGTAGTTTATGAATGTTTGACCTTGAAGTTAATTTATACATTTTTAATGAATAGGTCAATTTTCATGAGgtttaatcaaattaatttacaagTTCACTGGTTAAGTAATTTGCCCACAGTGGCATTAGTATTCTATTATTCCAATAATATTCTGTTTAAACAGCCTGTTCGGAGAACTTTCATCCTGCTCTAATTGCAAAGTTGATAATATACAGCATCATTCTCCAcatagatagttatacctgtggTGTGAAGGTAACTCAATGTGTTTGTACTTCATACCTGGTAGAAGACAAAGGCACTGTTTGTTCAGTGAAATGTGTACCTTCATCACAGAGGAATTCCCTGGCCACAGGTCACAGGTCACCCCAATCAGTTTCACCCACCCCAATGGGCACATAAAATACCTAACGACCTGCATCTTACATCATGGATGACCAGGTTTCCTTCATTGGTCCCAGAGACCAGATGAGTCTATTCAAATCACCACTGAACACCTGGCTCAAGGTTTAATTGGAGATAAGGGGCGGTTATACTGTATGCCCTCCATTACCCCTAACGCCCCAATTAAATATTTTCATGTGCAATGACAGTGGTTTTAGAAGAGCAAGGGGAGCATTGACGTTGTGATAGTCCATCTTTAGTTCCAACTTAATGGAGCTCTCTGACAGGCCAGATTGAAAACTGAATCCTGGCTGATTCCATGAcggcccctaaccctaaccctagctccatgtccacatcctggttcatccgtaaccctagccccaaccctaaccctaaccctagctccatgtccacatcctggttcatccgtaaccctagccccaaccctagccccaaccctaaccctaaccctaaccctagctccatgtccacatcctggttcatccgtaaccctagccccaaccctaaccataaccctaaccctagctccatgtccacatcctggttcatccgtaaccctagccccaaccctagccccaaccctaaccctaaccctagctccatgtccacatcctggttcatccgtaaccctagccccaaccctaaccataaccctaaccctagctccatgtccacatcctggttcatccgtaaccctagccccaaccctaaccctaacatcgtCCAGTGACTTCTACCCCTTTCGGTGTACACACATCTGAGAGGACTGGATGTGGTCCTGTCTATGAGGATCAGTGAAGGTAAACTTAATTCGATTAGTAGCGCTGAAGTTCAAACAGAGTCCATATATGGAATTTTTCCCTTAGTATAACATGGAGCTATATCTTGAGCGATGAACCACGCAACACAatcaaaaacatattttcacaaaTATAATTTTctagtgaattcaatacatatAACTGAAACTATTATTATACTGTAGTAGCTGGAAATATAACATATAATAAATGAAATCTACAGTAGGCTATAGCTACAATCTGGCTCCTTTTTCTGTGCTGTCTAAACCTGTACAGTTTCTCAACAGAGGAAACGCCTAAGCACTAACCAGCAAATCAAGAGATGCTGGAAGTGCGTGGATCACTGCTGTCTGGACATTGTAACATAAGCTCTCAGTATAGAAGAATACGCTTGACAGGAACTCAGGAAGTCATCTCCACATTATTTGCTTTTATTTTCTTGAAATATATATAGAAGAAGTGGGTCGGTGCAGTGATGCGAGGCACAATCACTGAACTGTCAGTTCCCATGACAATATGGATGATTATTATTATGAGTAAACTTCTACTGTGAAATGAATTTGTGTATATGTCCAGTCTAGAATAGAATGAATGGTAGTGGACATATATTGTACCGTTGCTTTAAAATGGAAGTACAGTACAAGAGGAAATATGTTTGATACAGTACACTCATACATGAGTGATATTATCCTCTAGGGAGGATATATTGTATTTCACCGCCATgacaaccatagacatataatctATGACAAGAACGTATGACAAGACAAGAACATGCTCTTGAaggttttctttcaaaaagagTAGACATATCATCACTGTATTCAGAtgggctctctctctgttaaaATATTGGGTGTATCATGTGTGAAAGTATCCCGCTAACACATCATAcagtacatgtctgtgtgtaacaCCTCAAGTCCATTATACTCTACGCTTCTCAAAACAGGCGTTGTTTTTCCCTCAAAATTGTGGAACGAGATTAAGCTTCTTCATCTGAGAGATGCTGCTGATTTTAGGGCCAATCCAACTACAATGTCTGGATTGTGAAGCCTGTGTCAGCCTACCAGCCCCATGGTGCTTCAATCTATCTCCAATTTATAGGTGAGAGGAGGGTGCCAGCTTGGGTCTCTCCAGGGAGGAGTCTGAGGTCCAGTCCTCATCCCAGACCTGtcagtctccactctctccctacaCCATCATCCCACCAGGGAGAAGAGGATTGCTGTTCCAGATACTTGTCTCAAAAGCCTTGTCCATATTTTGATTGTGCACACATTTCTGGACAGGGTTAGAGGATTAAAAtacattgtgatctgattgtgaaCAGATGTTCCTGACCACCTCTGGAGGTAGTCAAGCAGCAGGTAGCCTCTAGGTTAgggtgttggaccagtaaccaaaaggtcactggttcgattccctgagccgacaaggtgaagaaTCTgtcgctgtgcccttgagcaaggcaaaaCCCAATTGCTCTAGGGGCGCTGGACAATGGTGACCTTGGCTGTGACCCAACTCCCTGCAGGTGTCtcggggagttgggatatgcaagaaaCTAATTTTCATTACACACTTGTAGAAGTgtgtaacaggacaaatataagtacCTCTAAATTACTATGAATTATCTTACAAGTCTAAACAGATCTGGACAGCAAAGCCATTTATATCATAATTATCCCACTTATGGCATCAATATGTCTCTTAAAATAAATGAACACATATTTGCATACAGTGGGCAGATCATTAAATCTGTGTGGATGGACAAGACACACATTTTAATACCGTGTGTAAACGCAAAGTGGGTAaatcaaaatgtggacaaaggacgcatgttagcaccaggtataaacagggctaaAGTCAGAGGGGGAAAATATTACTGTCTGGGCTAaattggaacacacacacacgcatgcgcacgcacacacacacacctagaggaCACTTTTTTACCCACGTCTCAGGAGAAGTATTAAACTCAGCAAGTGGCACTGTGCTGTAGGGGGAGCTCGAGTGAATGATGTATTTTCTCATGCGAGGAATGACCTTCACAAGAGCTCTGAAGGCCATTGTTCCTGTTACTTTTTATTGAAAAACTGCATTGACAGTGACTTTACTCTTACAGTAaatcactgacaaactgacatTTCCACTGTTTCAATATCTGGAAAGCATCTTGATGAGGGAAATGTCATACTGTACACTTGCATTGTGTGTGACTAAAATCTAGGGCCTTCCCTCTTTGCTGCCAATATGGCCCTAGATGTCTTTACATATCAAGGAAATGGGCCAAATAGCAGTTCAATCCTCCGGTTTACTTGGCTATCGAGTCAGTCACTAGGAAGGCTCAATGAGGTGCAGTTCAAAAGTCCCTACTGGCCTTGATAAAGTGCAATTGAGCTGTTCCCAGAGGCCTGCTAATCCCTATAATTATGCTGTAGTCTAAGAGGCTCAGACACCTCACTGGCCACCTCAGGGCATTTCATTATCCCAGAGAAAAATATCTGGTACAAATGCTCTTAAAGGGGCAATGccgtcaaaaacgtgattttcatgtgttttatatatatttccacactatgaggttggaataataaggTCAAATTAGTGTaatagctgtttgaaaagactgcctcaAATTTCTGCTTGTTTTGCATGGGTGGGGTTTTGGACCACCTGGCGATATCTCCAGGCGGTATAAGTTTATCCACCTATAACAAAGAGAGTTTGccctcctctctgccaataacagctaggttattattatattttttgtaaatgtatttttttttttttttacatatcctTCCCATTAGGCTCGTCCAATTTGGCCCCCCACTCAGACCTCTCCCATATAGTCCTtgcaaaatttttattttttaaatggctttttgtttagtttatttttgaccattttaattgaaaacaattatagtaaggtacttaattgttagccAGAAAAAAAGGTACTTTGAGATACTACCACCATATATTTAAATTCCAattcagctgtttttatctcaaatACCTTAGGGTTAGTACCTTACTATgaattttttaaatgaaaatggtcaaacaaaaacaaaatctaAATAGCCACATAACATCAGAGATCCACTACCATATttgacagtaggtatggggttattttctgATTATGAATCCTTATTTAGAAGCCAAACCCatcactggtgtgcgtggccaaagagctctgttttcatgtcatctgaccatagcaccggttccaatccaagtgtcaATGCAGTTGAGCAAATTCCAGGCTTTTACATCGTTGGCCACGCCCAACGGTGGTGAGTTTGGCCTCGAAATAAGGATGCATAAGCAGAAAAGAACCCCATACAGTACCAATTTACAATATGGCGggggatctttgatgttatggggctattttgcttccactagTCCTGGGGcctttgttaaggtcaacggcatcatgaactttacccagtaccaggacatttttgcCAAAAAGCTGGTTGCCTCTGCTAGGAGGCTAAAACTTGGCTGCAAGTGGATCTTCTAGCAAGAAAATAATCCCAAGGACAcaacaaaatccacaaagaaatggttaattggtcACAAAATCTAAATTCTGCATTGACCAGTCTCCGGatttgaaccccattgaaaacctgtggtttgaattgaagagggcagtccataaatgcagatgaaggatatcaaggacctgaaaagattctgtatggagaaaTAGTCTAAGAtctctcccaatgtgttctccaatctcatcaaacattttagaaaaaggctcagtgccgttatcctctcaaggtgaggtattgaaatcAGGGTTGTCAATCATTTTGACTCCTATCTTTTTAAGAATGATTTGTATTActtgtctctttctctgagcaattttgTTAgtgtaaaataatataatttcccaatttgtttgagcatacaatatactgtagctcGGTACTTTGTTTTGCTCATCTTGATCAAGGGATCCAATAATTCTAGACCTGACTCAATGTATCTAACTTCTAAAACATTCAATAGCCAATAAAATATTAATCCTAAAAACTCCTAGTTATGAATGAAGCGATTTGTAAGTAAGGAGAGCTCTAACAACCACGAGTCAGCAGGAGGACAGAATCGAAGGAGAATTGTTCATGGGGATGGTGACACTGCTGAAGAGGGGAGGGAATACAACGTAGGAGAGTGGtgctcctcatcctccttctaTATTTAGAGTTCCACAGGGTTATGACCAAGTCCCCACATATGCACTTGTCCACACAGAATGTTTATTTAAATTCAATGTACATTGTTACACAGTAGATCATAACCAGAGGGTGCCATGAGGATAAGAAAAATGCATTTATATTATGTGGTGAAATCATCTTCTATTCTACATAGAGAGAACCTGATAAATACAGAAGGGATGATGGAGGTAAAAAGctgaaatacaaaatacattCTCTAACACATTACAAGCTACACACCATGAATGGACAAAATGGAGGGACAGAAAACCATTCTTCAGAACTTTGCCATTTATTGATACAGCAATCAAATAATAGGTTACGTATGGAGTTTCACAGACATGTCAGTGATCGACAGGCTTCTGCCTTGCTTTCTCCCCTCACACCACCTCTTGAGTTCGTACGGTATGAATATGTATACATGCAAACGCCACCACACCAAGCTACCCCTGCCAGGTCTCCACAGCTACAGGGAAACCCTGTGGCCACTATGACTTGTCGTCAGTCTTCTTCTTAGTCTGGAACTTCCGGAACTGCGATTGAATGGCAACGGCCGCCTTCTCAGTCTCCGGGGCGTCCATGTCGATGTCAAAGTCCTCCGCTGGGACTTCCTGGGACTTCTTGGATGCATCTAGAGGAAGAGGAAATGAGGCTTGTGACTCACTGGTCTCCACAGAGTACTCCACTACTACTCTGGGTTCCTCCGACTGGGAGGCCCTCTGaatatacattacaatacattatacaggatacacacaatcacacttcTCTCATGATAAGATATGTATATTTTTAATCTGTATGTATTTTAATATGACCAAGTAAACTGTTGATCTAAagtagggtttcccaaactcggtcctggggccccccc
This genomic interval from Oncorhynchus clarkii lewisi isolate Uvic-CL-2024 chromosome 27, UVic_Ocla_1.0, whole genome shotgun sequence contains the following:
- the LOC139386014 gene encoding calmodulin regulator protein PCP4-like, encoding MSERQGSGAAGGNSKTSGGQDASKKSQEVPAEDFDIDMDAPETEKAAVAIQSQFRKFQTKKKTDDKS